One Vicia villosa cultivar HV-30 ecotype Madison, WI linkage group LG5, Vvil1.0, whole genome shotgun sequence genomic window, TTCTGTTCAATTTGTAACATGTCCGACTAATTTTCTAGAGCTCAGAATGTGAGGACTGTCGTATTGACGATGCTCGCAATTGAGTCGTAAAAATTATGATTAAATTGAGATTATTTTAGGTACTAATTTTAACCTGCTTTTAATTAGAATGCTTAATGCGAATATGTAACTTAGAGATATCGGTGCCGATTCAAAAGAACAGCATTGTATCTAACTTAGATAAAGATCATATTTTAATAGCGAAAACATCTTTTgattaatttgtaaaaataattattttcaaaaaggGATTTTAAGAACATAAATGGACACACGAAAGCGAACGTTTATGCGATTAAAGTCCGATATTAGACAATGGGAAAACAGATAATACctttaaacttatttttttacCTTAAAGTAACTTTTCGAATAGCTAAAggtaattatttttcaaaaataaagttTTGCATTTTAACAATGTTACACGTGAAAGCGGCAATATACATTTTTGGGTAAAACTCGATTCCGGCTATGCGAAAGCAAATGGTtcctttaaattaattattttcttatgaAAAAACATTATCCCAATTTAGTTATAAAATAATATGACTTTGTGAGTACCGTTGGTCGATGAGAGCCGCATTCCGGTCTCTGTCTCTATATTAATTCTTAAAACTATTGTATTTTAGTTATTTTGCATCCCAAAACTATTGACGATAGCCTTAGATTTACATAGCAACAATAAATAATTATACGCTTGATAATTGATCTTTGTGGGTTCAACATTCTTTTATATTACTACGATATTTCCGTGCACTTGCGGATCTGTCTATCTCTATAAAATTAAAAGTTTTCGATTCTTTGTGTTGGGAAATAacctccaaaatttccctcctCCGTGAACTCAAAAAATAGGCACTAGCGAAAATGTGAAATATAAGCTTAAAGACACAAGGAAATTTTAGCATGGAAAACCTACTCAATATGAGAAAGGAAAAACCACGGGACCATTAGGCCTCTTAAACTTCCACTATAATGATAATGGGAATACAACAACTTCACCTTAGGTGTAACTCACTACAATATATCTCTCAATTTACAAGAAACACTCTCACAAATTGGCTCACTATTTCTCTCATAAAGAAACTCTCTATAAAAATCActtttctctcttgagcaaggctttctttctctcttgcttcttgttgttattatcttgtgTGTTGTGTTTAGAATGCTTTGCTtgtggtcctatttataggagaagcAAGCGAAAGTTACCTTACATGCATTAAGACACTTGTCTTTTACCTTCCATGCAAAGCACCAAGTGTTCTTTGCAAAGCATGCACCATAACAAGTGTTCTTTGCAAAGCATGCACCACCATGTGTACACCATATACCTTGTTACTTGTCAGCACATGCAACCTTCCATTTTGTCAAATGTATGTTAGTCTTGTAGAACTGGTTGGACCCCACATTTCCCCTCCTCCAACCATAGGATAATGACCTTAATTAGTTTGGGGTTGCTGCCAATCCAACAACTTATTTGTAAAACTCTTTCTTCTCTTTAGGTAGAGGTTTTGTCACCGCGTCTGCCCCATTTGTATTGGTGTGAACTTTCTCTACTTACAACAATTTACTCTCTAACACATCACAAATCCAATGATACCTCACGTCAATGTGTTTTGACCTTGAATGATATGTCGAGTTCTTGTTGAGATGAATTGCGCTCTGACTATCGTAATAGAGAACACACCTTTATTGATTATGGCCAAACTCTTGCAGGAACTTCTTCATCCACATGATCTCCTTACAACTATCATTGATCGCGATGTATTCAGCTTCCGTGGTGCTCAAAGCAATGCACTTTTGTAATTGTGATTGCCATGAGATAACCCCTGGAAAAGTAATCAAATACCCGAAAGTAGATTTTCTTGAATCTACATCTTCTGCCATATCTGCATCTACATACCAAATGAGTAATTTCTTTTCACTACCAAAACACAAATATTGTTTGACAGTTCCTCTTAGATACCTCAATATCCATTTCACAGCATTCCAATGCTCATTTCCTAGATTCGACAAGAATCTACTCACAACTACTACAACATAAGCAATGCATGGTATTGTGCAAACCATTCCGTACATAAGGTTACACATAACTGAAGAATATGGAACCTTGCtcattccttctttttcttcttcattgcttGGACATTGTGCCTTACTGAGTTTTAGATGACCAGGTAGTGGTACATGCATATATTTACCATTATGCATGTTGAACCTCTCAAAGACTTTCTTGATATAATCTTCTTATGACATCCACAACATTTTTTGGGACAATCTCGAATGATCTTCATTCCAAGAATTTTCTTTACCGCGCCTAAATCTTTTATGGAGAAAGATTTGCTCAATGCCTTCTTCAGAGCAGTTATCTTTGTTTGGTTTTTTCCAACAATGAGCATTTCATCAACATACAACAAAAGTATGATGGATTCACCATTATTATATTTCTTCACAAACACACAATGGTCTTCAAATGTCTTTTCAAACTTATGTTGGCTCATGAAGGGTTCAAACTTCTGATACCATTTCCTCAAAGCTTGCTTTAACCCATATAGACTTTTCTTCAAGCGATACACAAGGTTTTTTCTGCCTGGTTCTACAAATCCTTCGAGTTTTTCCATGTATATTTCTTCTTCTAAATCTCCATGTAAGAATTTTATTTCAATATCAAGTTGCTCTATCTCCAAATCTAGCATTAAAGTTATACCAAGGATTGCTCTTATGGATATCATCTTCATCACTGGTGAGAATATATCATCAAAGTCTATTCCTTTCTTTTGATGGCAACCCTTCACGACAACTTGTGCTTTATATCTGGGGTTTGGGTTGTTCTCTTCAGCCTTGAGTTTGAACACCCACTAATTTTTCAAATCCATTCTTCCCTTTGGTAATATCGCCAAGTCATACGCCTGGTTCTCCTTCAATGACtgtaattcttcttgcatggcttgCATCCATTTGTCCTTGTCATTTGTCTCAATGGCTTCTATGAAGCTTTGAGGTTCTCCTTCACCGTTGAGAGTGACATACTCGTCTGGGGAATATATTCTTAATGGTTGACTTACTCGCATGGATCTTCTTTCTTGAGGATCTTGGTCCCTCCGATCAATATCTATCATTTGCTTTTCCAGTATTTCCTGACCTTGTTCTATTTGGTCAGGTTGCTCCAAATAACTGGGTTGTAATGTCTAATCAAGTTCAATATCTTGTTGAGAAATCTCCCCCCCTGAGTTTTTGTACTACAATAATCTTTGGCTTCCTAGATTAAATATCATGGATTGTTTGATCTTCATAAAATGCCACATCTCTGCTTTAAACAATCTTCTTGTTTTCAGGATTCCATATTCTGAAGCCAAGTTCATCTCTTGGAGAACAAAGCTATATGCACTCATCTGTCTTAGCATCGAGTTATTCTATTTCATCTCTTGGAGAACAAAGCTATATGCACTTATTTGTCTTAGCATCGAGTTCTTCTATTTCATCTCTTGGAATAAGGACAAATGCCGTACATATGAATACTCTCAATTGACCGTAAGAGGCTTTCTTTCCATACCACACTTCATCCAGTATCTCTCCATTTAACAGTCTTGAAGGAGACAAGTTTATCAAATTAATTGTAGTTCTCACTGCTTCACCCCAAAATGGTTTGGGAAGTTTTACATGAGAAAGGATGCTTATAACTTTATATGCAATCGTTTTGTTCATCCTTTCCGCTATTCCTTTCATTTGGGGAGTCTTCGGAGGCGTCTTCTCATGTCTTATCCCATGAGCTTTAGAATATGCTTCAAATGGACCTAGGTATTCACCTCCATTATCACTTCTTAAGCATTTTAACTTTCTTTCAGATGCTCATTCTACAGAGGCGTGAAACTCCTTGGAAGTTTGTAGAACTTGGCCTTTCTTCTTCAATGGATACACCCACACCTTTCTGGAGTGATCATAACTGAAGGTAATAAAATATTGTATACCACCAAGAGACCTTTAAGATGTGGAGAAAAATTTGAGTGAATAAGATTTAGAATTTTCTTTCGTCTTCTTACATCATTTGATATTTAAAAAGATATTATGAGTTGTTTGCTGGCTAGACAGTACTCACAAGATTCAAGTGGTTGTCCCTTTATATTTGAAAGGTGATATTTAGCAAGAATCTCTAAACCTTTCTTGCTCATGTGGCCAAGTCGTTTGTGCCACAATTCTTTGATTGTGTCTTGAGAAACATTAGTCTCTCCCTTGTTTATCTTTCCCTTGATGAAATACAGAGAGCCTTCCTTTTTGCCACAAGTAATTGTCGTGCTCCCTTTGGTAAGCTTCCATGTACCACCATCGATCTGATTTATCATTCCCAGATCATTCAACTTTCCTACTGAGATAAGATTTAGACGCATTTCCGGTACATGTCTTACTTCCTTCAACACGAGCTTATTGCCATTCTTTATGATCATAGTCACTTCACCAATCCCAACGATCTTGCTTGTGACATGGATTCCCATCTTTCCCGTACCAAAATCTCCTCTTTGGTATGATGAGAATAATTCTTCATGAGGTGTAACGTGGAAAGATGCTCCTGTGTCAACTATCCAAGTGCAGTCATGGAATGCAACATTTAGATAATTGTCATCTCCAATAAGGAACATATTCTCGTCATTCGAGGCTACTGCAGTTGTGGTTCTATCTTCCTTATTCTTCTTTGGGTTTGTCCAATCTGGATAGACTGTTCCAGCATGTTGATATCTCTTCAAGAATCTGCACTCAGGTCTTTTGTGGCGTTGTTTGCCACAATAATAACAACTTAGTCTTGTTTCCTCCTGTCTTAACTCTTCATTTAGCAAGGAATCTGTAACATAATCCATGACAAGTTTTTTGTATGGAGCAGAGTTACTAAGAGTGACTACTAGAGTGTCCCAACTCTCAGGTAGAGAACTTATGAGTAATAAGGTTTGCAACTCATCATCTATCTTCATATCTGCTTTCGTCAATTGATTTATAATACCTTTGAAGGTATTCAAATGCTCAATCATGCTTTGGCCATCAGAGTACTCCAATTTCACCAGTCGTCTGACAAGGTGGACTTTGTTTCTCGACGTCTTCTTTTTAATCAAGGATTTAAGTTTGGTCCATAACCCATACGCATTGGTATAATTTGATACATGCTCGAATAGACtcatatctatttatttttttatcatggcAACTGCTTTTTGATTTTGGAGCTCCcactctttgtctttcttttccTCTAGCTTATCCTTTTGGGAAATTGGATCATGCAAATCTTTTCAATATAGGTGGTCTTCCATCATAGGCTTCCAATAAGTATAATTATCAGCAGTCAGcttgaacatatctcaatcatgaCTGATAGAATCCTCTATCTTGAGAACACGGGAAAGAAGTTCCTTCAACTAGGGGAATTTATAAATAGTGCCGCACACTGGAAAAGTTACCGTAGTTTGTGAATAGTGCAAATAGGAAGTTCCCAAGAAAGAGAGGTAGGTCAATATTGACACACTTAAATACCAAGTCTTTCCTTAGCCCAAATTTACCAAGTATACTACGATTTAACTCCAACAATAATAATTCTTTTCTGATGTGGAAGATCAAACAATGTTGCAACCACAGAGCATACTGATAACTTTATTATGAGTACAACATCGTAGTATCCCAGCGCTCAcacaatgctctgataccactattgggaAATaacatccaaaatttccctcctcTATGAACTCAAGAAATAGGCACTAGCGGAAATGTGAAATATAAGCTTAAAGACACAAGGAAATTTTAGCATGGAAAATCTTCTCaatatgaagaaggaaaaaccacGGGACCCTTAGGCCTCCTAAACTTCCAATATAATGATAATGAGAATACAACAACTTTATCCTTAGGTGGAACTCACTACAATGTATCTCTCAATTTACAAGAAACACTCTCACAAATTGGCTCATTTTTTCTCTCACAAAGAAACTCTCTATAAAGATCATTTTTCTCTCTTGAGTAAGAATCTCTTTCTCTCTCGCTTCTTGTTGTTCTTCTCTTGTGTGTTGTGTTTTGAATGCTTTGCTtatggtcctatttataggaaaagcaaGTCAAAGGTACCTTACACGCATTAAGACATTTGTATTTTGCCTTCCAAACACCAAGTGTTCTTTACAAAACATGCACCATAACAAGTGTTCTCTGCAAAGCCTGCGTCACACCATGTATACACCATATAACTTATAATTACTTGTCATCACATACAACCTTACATTTTGTCAAATGTATATTGATCATATAGAAATGGTTAAACCCCACACTTTGAATCCATTTTCCATTTATTACCAAACTAAAATTACTCTTAGTCTCATTCCATATTTGATTAGTATATTTTTCACCATGTTATATGTAAAAAAGGGAAATGACTTTTTTTACTAGATCTATTATCAGTTAAGGAATGACTTTTTTTAagtaattaatttctttttctctatttgattagtatttttatttttacaccatttatatacttaaaatatttatttcttttcttataaattgagagatgTTCTACTCTCTTTTTCATTATCAAAACAAATTTAACACATACtaccaaaacaacaaaaatttataaGAGAAGAAGTATGGCAAAGTTTGAgatgagaaaattgatttcaatttTTCTTATGATGTTATTCGTTGTGGCACAATCAGAAAAACCGCTTCCACATTCATCAATTTCTAAAAATTCTATTGGTGGTGAAGTAGTTTGTGCTGGAAAATGTGCTTTTAAATGCAGACGTTTCATAAATAAAATGCCAATATATGCAGGTTGTGTTGCTGCATGTAACGTGTTGAAATGTCGGAAGATAGTTTCCCAAGTTGTTCAAAAATGTACAACTAATTGTTCTATTTTAAAGTCCAAGGGCAAAATTGGTAATTAActtttaacttttatatattatattatatagtattattatcaaactaatcattttttttattgtgttaTTAACTAACTATATTTGACTATTGACAGATGCTGCCGCGGTTAATGACATCGTGAATTCATGCTTGAATGGTTGcgttaaataaataatttgtcACCTGTAATATCAATGTTCAAGAAAAAATTAAGGTGTTTAGAATATAAGAGTATTTTACACATATGATAAATAATATGATAGAGAGTATTTATTaatcattaattaaatattttatttagtgattttaatatataattagtaTTATATTCTAGAGGTTTCTTAAATCTTTGGGATTGTGTCATATGGATTGTATGATGTATTTAGATTTTAGAACTTTATATATTAAATGTAATGTGCTATTTTAACAATTCAATCAATGAAATcaaatgtttattattattattattattattattattattattattattattattattattattattattattattattattattattatcattattattattttgtttaattagttttttttaatgattttcttaGTTTAGCATTTTAGCTCTCTATCATAATATTTCATCATTATTCATATATATTGGAATAAAACTAATGGTTAATGGTTGATTAAtaacaaataacaaatatttaatcaCTATTCATATACATTGGAATGAAACTTATGTTTAATGGTTgattaataacaaataaaaattggaataaaaagaatgagaaggatatttatttttaagtattttaaaacttttacaaaaaattgaaaaataaatataattattttcctACTTGAAAATAACTTGAACAACGGGGAAACTACCTCCAAAacataattgattttaatagTTATTCTAGTTATTGCAAAAGAGGAGTCAGTCTCTAACCAAAAATGAGACCTATGCCTTTAATGGGATATATACCTAAACTTGTGCGTAAGTATCCATTGGGTGTAGTAAGCTCTAGATGAACAATGTAAAATATTGCTAGAGCAATTAGCCATAATAGAATAAGTACTGAAACTTATTACATTATATCTCTCTCAGTAAAATAATTATCCTGAATTTGTGTTAGCTTAAAAACTTGTAGAGTATATGATAAGAAAGTAAAATTACTATTTTTTTCcttaaaaataagtttaaaaattaaCAACTGAAAAATTAATatgatattaaataataaaaaaggaatttgatttttattattcaCTGGATATTAACAACATGATGTGTGTGCGCGCGTGTTTGTGTGTGGGGATTGATG contains:
- the LOC131606326 gene encoding uncharacterized protein LOC131606326; the protein is MAKFEMRKLISIFLMMLFVVAQSEKPLPHSSISKNSIGGEVVCAGKCAFKCRRFINKMPIYAGCVAACNVLKCRKIVSQVVQKCTTNCSILKSKGKIDAAAVNDIVNSCLNGCVK